The following proteins come from a genomic window of Campylobacter concisus:
- a CDS encoding SH3 domain-containing protein gives MVKHFLFISLLILNLFAANTDEVSVFDMMDEAREDKFVNSPTSNPKTQKPPKEQDFSRKFVSPQPERITPEQMRNIVPTNEPDISVPDNQVYDKIKVKELLLKATNVPKNVVIGEIFSVEIVADTQNDFEFEFETQLDETNIKWLNKKNFQWVKSEDNKYVGTFYLEATSIDAKTLKVSLTLKRNGENYQSSSINIFLPKLKELRSDENYNHIVADNLEVKKFKTTKFDDINNIMVVEIYGNNVDLSAFNIENKTILKQGVDTINGDFNSQSAYYFAVFKPNKKSLDFNYYNLKKAKFESFSLPVSVEDDDVSTQIGLNPKQSEFSTYKDVMIYSCVVIFILLAIWRRRLSYFFVATIFIALGIYTYNPFGKAVLKPDISVSILPTKNSTIFYTSRKNENVEILDTKGDYSKILFADGKIGWVKKDNLVKN, from the coding sequence TTGGTAAAACATTTTCTTTTTATCTCCCTACTCATACTAAATTTATTTGCTGCAAATACCGATGAAGTAAGCGTTTTTGACATGATGGACGAAGCTAGGGAGGATAAATTTGTAAATAGCCCTACTTCAAATCCAAAAACTCAAAAACCGCCAAAAGAACAAGATTTTTCAAGAAAATTTGTATCACCACAGCCAGAGCGTATCACTCCAGAGCAGATGCGAAACATCGTGCCAACAAACGAGCCAGATATTAGCGTCCCGGACAATCAAGTATATGACAAGATCAAAGTAAAAGAGCTTCTTTTAAAAGCCACAAATGTACCAAAAAATGTTGTTATAGGAGAAATTTTTAGTGTTGAGATAGTGGCTGATACACAAAACGACTTTGAGTTTGAGTTTGAGACACAGCTTGATGAAACAAATATAAAATGGCTAAATAAGAAAAATTTTCAATGGGTAAAAAGTGAAGACAACAAATATGTAGGTACTTTTTATCTTGAGGCAACAAGCATTGATGCAAAGACTTTAAAAGTTAGCTTAACCCTAAAAAGAAATGGCGAAAACTATCAAAGCTCAAGTATAAATATCTTTTTACCAAAGCTAAAAGAGCTTAGAAGTGACGAAAACTACAACCATATCGTCGCTGACAACCTTGAGGTAAAGAAATTTAAGACAACAAAATTTGATGATATAAATAACATCATGGTCGTTGAAATTTACGGCAACAATGTCGATCTAAGCGCCTTTAATATTGAAAATAAAACGATATTAAAGCAAGGCGTAGATACGATAAATGGCGACTTTAACTCACAAAGTGCATATTATTTTGCAGTATTTAAGCCAAATAAAAAATCGCTTGACTTTAACTACTACAACCTAAAAAAGGCTAAATTTGAAAGTTTTTCTTTACCGGTGAGTGTTGAAGATGACGATGTCAGCACACAGATCGGACTAAACCCAAAACAAAGTGAATTTAGCACCTATAAAGATGTCATGATCTACTCTTGCGTGGTAATTTTTATATTATTAGCTATTTGGCGCAGAAGGCTTAGCTACTTTTTCGTAGCAACCATTTTTATAGCACTTGGAATTTATACCTACAACCCTTTTGGTAAGGCTGTTCTAAAACCAGATATTAGCGTTTCGATCTTGCCTACAAAAAACTCAACCATCTTTTACACATCCCGTAAAAATGAAAATGTAGAAATTTTAGATACAAAAGGTGACTACTCAAAAATTTTATTTGCTGATGGTAAGATTGGCTGGGTAAAAAAGGATAATCTTGTCAAAAATTAG
- a CDS encoding lysophospholipid acyltransferase family protein — protein sequence MILSKIRALFFAIEFVISVVLVVFFMWLFNDKNRAIRKFWGRSQRFFGGYKLEVIGNFSDEANILLINHQSMLDIIVIEELHPKNVCWIAKAQIGKIPIIGKILSLPKMIAVERENKHSLIKLLSEAKDRVENGRVLAIFPEGTRSQTNKLLPFKGGAKLLVEKLNLKVQPIVIVGSDAMKVKEFSFKKADIKLFCLDIVDTSKDNWLEATRESMQKVLDENRK from the coding sequence ATAATCTTGTCAAAAATTAGAGCTTTATTTTTTGCTATTGAGTTTGTTATCAGCGTTGTTCTAGTCGTCTTTTTTATGTGGCTATTTAATGACAAAAATAGAGCCATAAGAAAATTTTGGGGAAGATCGCAAAGGTTTTTTGGTGGATATAAACTTGAAGTGATAGGCAATTTTAGTGATGAAGCAAATATCTTGCTCATAAACCACCAAAGTATGCTTGATATCATTGTCATCGAAGAGCTACACCCAAAAAATGTCTGCTGGATCGCAAAGGCACAGATCGGTAAAATTCCTATAATTGGTAAAATTTTAAGCTTGCCAAAAATGATAGCGGTTGAGCGTGAAAATAAACACTCACTTATAAAGCTTTTAAGCGAAGCAAAAGATAGGGTTGAAAATGGTCGCGTTTTAGCCATATTTCCCGAAGGAACTAGATCTCAAACTAATAAGCTTTTACCTTTTAAGGGCGGTGCAAAACTATTAGTTGAAAAGCTAAATTTAAAAGTTCAGCCTATCGTTATTGTAGGAAGCGATGCGATGAAAGTAAAAGAATTTAGCTTTAAAAAAGCAGACATCAAGCTCTTTTGTCTTGATATAGTCGATACTTCAAAAGACAACTGGCTAGAGGCGACTAGAGAGAGTATGCAAAAAGTCCTAGACGAAAATAGAAAATAA
- the htpG gene encoding molecular chaperone HtpG, which translates to MADKFEFQTEVNDLLNLMIHSLYSNKEIFLRELISNSNDALDKLNYLCLTDEKYKNLSYTPRIDIKVDEKAKTLTISDNGIGMDKDELIANLGTIARSGTKGFMKNLSGDAKKDSSLIGQFGVGFYSAFMVANKIEVISKRALSDKAYKWTSDAKSYEIEDAKKDSFGTDIILHLNDDEFANSWRIEEIVKKYSNHIPYPIFMDKQSYVAPKEGEKEGTYETKNEQINKANALWRLNKASLKEQDYNDFYKQISHDSSDPLLYIHTKAEGKIEYSTLFYVPSTEPFDLFRVDYQSGVKLYVKRVFITDDAKELLPPCLRFIKGVIDVEDLPLNVSREILQENAIMRSVKEQSVKKILSELAKLKDNDREKYIKFYKLFGKVLKEGLYGFSAEKEQILDLCLFKSSKRDGLISLKEYKEAMKDDQKSIYYISGNNENMLRNSPLLESFKKNDIEVLIMDEEIDTIVMPMVNEFDKTPLKSVSHADINDEIKSNEKVDESKVANTLVKMKEILKDEVKDVKLSSRLSSSAAVLIYDKNDPDYAMQEMLKQMGQGANAPKVKPILEINADHEIFAKLEKNEAMIYDIAPLLLDMARLNEGMSLENPAKFSELLTKVMLKAI; encoded by the coding sequence ATGGCAGATAAATTTGAATTTCAAACCGAGGTCAATGACCTTTTAAATTTAATGATCCACTCTCTTTACTCAAATAAAGAGATATTTTTAAGAGAGCTCATCTCAAACTCAAATGACGCTCTTGACAAGCTAAACTACTTATGCTTGACCGATGAAAAATATAAAAACTTAAGCTACACTCCGAGGATCGACATCAAAGTAGATGAGAAAGCTAAGACTTTAACCATCAGCGACAATGGTATCGGCATGGATAAGGACGAGCTCATCGCAAATTTAGGTACCATCGCAAGAAGTGGCACAAAAGGTTTTATGAAAAATTTAAGCGGCGATGCAAAAAAGGATAGCTCGCTGATCGGTCAGTTTGGTGTTGGCTTTTACTCAGCATTTATGGTGGCAAACAAGATCGAGGTCATAAGCAAACGAGCACTTAGCGACAAAGCCTATAAATGGACATCTGATGCAAAAAGCTATGAGATCGAAGATGCTAAAAAAGATAGCTTTGGAACGGACATCATCTTGCACTTAAACGATGATGAGTTTGCAAATTCTTGGCGTATCGAAGAGATAGTCAAGAAGTATTCAAATCACATTCCTTATCCTATATTTATGGATAAACAAAGCTATGTCGCTCCAAAAGAAGGCGAAAAAGAGGGCACTTATGAGACTAAAAACGAGCAAATAAACAAGGCAAATGCGCTTTGGAGGCTAAATAAAGCTAGCCTTAAAGAGCAAGATTATAACGACTTTTATAAGCAAATTTCTCACGACAGTAGCGATCCACTCCTTTATATCCACACAAAGGCTGAGGGCAAGATCGAGTACTCAACTCTATTTTATGTGCCAAGCACCGAGCCATTTGATCTATTTAGAGTCGATTATCAAAGTGGCGTAAAGCTTTATGTAAAAAGAGTTTTCATCACAGATGATGCAAAAGAGCTTTTGCCACCATGTCTTAGATTTATCAAAGGTGTGATCGATGTTGAGGACTTGCCACTAAATGTTAGCCGTGAAATTTTACAAGAAAATGCGATCATGAGAAGCGTCAAAGAGCAAAGCGTGAAGAAAATTTTAAGCGAGCTTGCAAAGCTAAAAGATAACGACCGCGAAAAATACATAAAATTTTACAAACTATTTGGTAAGGTCTTAAAAGAAGGTCTTTATGGATTCAGTGCTGAAAAAGAGCAAATTTTGGATCTTTGTCTATTTAAAAGCTCAAAAAGAGATGGTTTAATTAGCCTAAAAGAGTACAAAGAAGCAATGAAAGATGATCAAAAGTCGATCTACTACATCAGTGGTAATAATGAAAATATGCTAAGAAATTCGCCGCTTCTTGAGAGCTTTAAGAAAAACGACATCGAAGTGCTTATTATGGATGAAGAGATCGATACGATCGTTATGCCAATGGTCAATGAATTTGACAAAACACCTCTAAAATCAGTCTCACACGCTGATATAAATGACGAGATCAAAAGCAATGAGAAGGTCGATGAGAGCAAGGTTGCAAATACGCTTGTTAAAATGAAAGAAATTTTAAAAGATGAAGTTAAAGACGTAAAACTTAGCTCAAGACTCTCAAGCTCAGCTGCTGTGCTAATTTATGATAAAAACGATCCTGATTACGCTATGCAAGAGATGCTAAAACAAATGGGACAAGGTGCAAATGCTCCAAAGGTTAAGCCGATCTTAGAGATCAATGCTGACCATGAAATTTTTGCAAAACTAGAAAAAAACGAGGCTATGATTTACGACATCGCACCTTTACTTCTTGATATGGCAAGGTTAAATGAAGGCATGAGCCTAGAAAATCCAGCTAAATTTTCAGAGCTACTAACGAAAGTTATGCTAAAAGCTATCTAA